A genomic region of Streptomyces sp. R33 contains the following coding sequences:
- a CDS encoding carboxylesterase/lipase family protein: MSTAGGSGRPRVRTGYGVVEGRTGPDGIAAFRGIPYAAAPVGALRFGAPEPPAAWDGVRDAGAFGPTAPKVPYPPKFAALLPDPDVPGDGCLNLNVWTPAPAPGARLPVMVWLHGGALTRGSSAVPVYDGAAFARDGVVLVSVNYRLGVLGYGLFPDAPANRGLLDQIAALTWVRENIEAFGGDPGRVTVFGESAGAISVGALLGAPRAAGLFAGAVLQSGAPEVLAREKVRTMVRRMASLLKVPATAKAFAATALPDLLAAQAAVLRRSGPITGGPAFGLVADPDTLPGDDPLEAAAATEVPLLLGWTTEEYRLWLAPTGALRVMDRLGPLTVALARARSGKDRAAVRALRAVLPGAGPAELAGQLLTDRLLRDPLRRLAGARRSAPSFLYEFGWPSGVPGLGACHALELGFVFDTLDVPEASWLAGPDAPQELADRMHAAWVRFAVTGNPGWAAWDGNGPPMVFGGPQRVESVEPAVTPPVTPPVLP, translated from the coding sequence ATGAGCACAGCGGGCGGCAGCGGCCGGCCCCGGGTCAGGACCGGGTACGGCGTGGTCGAGGGCCGGACCGGGCCGGACGGCATCGCCGCCTTCCGGGGCATCCCGTACGCTGCCGCGCCCGTCGGCGCGCTCCGCTTCGGCGCGCCCGAGCCCCCGGCCGCCTGGGACGGCGTACGCGACGCCGGCGCGTTCGGGCCCACCGCGCCCAAGGTGCCCTACCCGCCGAAGTTCGCCGCGCTGCTGCCCGACCCGGACGTCCCCGGGGACGGCTGCCTGAACCTCAACGTGTGGACCCCGGCCCCGGCCCCCGGAGCCCGGCTGCCCGTCATGGTGTGGCTGCACGGCGGGGCGCTCACCCGCGGCTCCTCTGCCGTCCCCGTCTACGACGGCGCAGCCTTCGCCCGCGACGGGGTCGTGCTCGTCTCCGTCAACTACCGCCTCGGCGTCCTCGGCTACGGGCTCTTCCCGGATGCCCCCGCCAACCGAGGCCTGCTCGACCAGATCGCCGCCCTGACCTGGGTCCGGGAGAACATCGAGGCCTTCGGCGGGGACCCCGGCCGCGTCACCGTCTTCGGCGAATCCGCCGGAGCCATCAGCGTCGGAGCCCTGCTCGGCGCCCCGCGGGCCGCCGGGCTCTTCGCCGGGGCCGTCCTGCAGAGCGGCGCCCCCGAGGTGCTGGCGCGCGAGAAGGTACGCACGATGGTCCGGCGGATGGCCTCCCTCCTGAAGGTGCCGGCGACCGCGAAGGCATTCGCCGCCACCGCCCTGCCCGACCTGCTCGCCGCGCAGGCCGCCGTGCTGCGCCGCTCCGGCCCGATCACCGGAGGACCCGCGTTCGGCCTGGTCGCCGACCCGGACACGCTTCCGGGCGACGACCCGCTCGAGGCCGCGGCGGCGACGGAGGTGCCACTGCTGCTGGGCTGGACCACCGAGGAGTACCGGCTCTGGCTGGCCCCCACCGGCGCGCTGCGGGTCATGGACCGGCTCGGCCCGCTCACCGTGGCTCTGGCCCGTGCCCGCAGCGGCAAGGACCGGGCCGCCGTACGGGCGCTGCGCGCCGTCCTGCCCGGGGCGGGCCCGGCCGAGCTCGCGGGGCAGCTGCTGACCGACCGGCTGCTGCGCGACCCGCTGCGCAGGCTCGCCGGGGCGCGGCGGAGCGCCCCGAGCTTCCTGTACGAGTTCGGCTGGCCCTCCGGCGTCCCGGGGCTCGGCGCGTGCCACGCCCTGGAACTGGGCTTCGTCTTCGACACGCTCGACGTGCCGGAGGCCTCCTGGCTGGCCGGGCCGGACGCCCCGCAGGAACTGGCCGACCGGATGCACGCGGCCTGGGTGCGCTTCGCCGTGACCGGGAACCCGGGCTGGGCGGCCTGGGACGGCAACGGCCCGCCGA
- a CDS encoding chaplin translates to MSRIAKAVAVTAVAGSALAAGAGLAVADAGAHGAAVGSPGVLSGNLVQVPVHIPVNVCGNTVNVIALLNPAFGNTCVNASGGGEHHTEGYGG, encoded by the coding sequence ATGTCGCGTATCGCGAAGGCAGTCGCCGTCACCGCTGTTGCCGGTAGCGCCCTGGCCGCCGGTGCCGGTCTGGCCGTCGCCGATGCCGGAGCGCACGGTGCGGCGGTCGGCTCCCCCGGTGTCCTGTCGGGCAACCTGGTCCAGGTTCCGGTGCACATCCCGGTCAACGTCTGCGGCAACACCGTGAACGTGATCGCCCTGCTGAACCCCGCGTTCGGCAACACCTGCGTCAACGCGTCGGGCGGTGGCGAGCACCACACCGAGGGCTACGGCGGCTGA
- a CDS encoding tyrosinase family protein, giving the protein MYIRQNQRNLNSAQKKRFTAAVLELKRNGTYDELVRTHGKYFVPDKDSKLRVGHMSPSFFPWHRRYLLQFERLLQGVDPGVSVPYWDWTTDSSPVSSLWAEDFLGGTGREKDRRVMTGPFAYEKGNWEITVGVTDARFLTRNLGRPQNPIALPTAAELQWALDDPAYDTSPWDSTAKGGGFRNKLEGWAAPKSERWRNHNKVHQWIGGHMTGGTAPNDPAFWLHHAFVDLLWDRWQLKHPASGYLPSAPLELGDLQRGRVISLDEPMPPWNITPRDMLSHQGIYRYE; this is encoded by the coding sequence ATGTACATCCGGCAGAACCAGAGGAACCTGAACAGCGCCCAGAAGAAGCGCTTCACGGCGGCCGTGCTGGAGCTCAAGCGCAACGGCACGTACGACGAACTGGTCCGTACCCACGGCAAGTACTTCGTGCCGGACAAGGACAGCAAGCTCCGCGTCGGGCACATGTCCCCGTCCTTCTTCCCCTGGCACCGGCGCTACCTGCTCCAGTTCGAGCGGCTGCTGCAGGGCGTCGACCCGGGCGTCTCGGTCCCGTACTGGGACTGGACCACGGACAGCAGCCCGGTCTCCTCCCTCTGGGCCGAGGACTTCCTGGGCGGCACCGGCCGGGAGAAGGACCGCCGGGTGATGACCGGCCCCTTCGCCTACGAGAAGGGCAACTGGGAGATCACCGTGGGCGTCACGGACGCCCGCTTCCTCACCCGCAACCTCGGACGGCCGCAGAACCCGATCGCCCTGCCCACCGCGGCCGAGCTCCAGTGGGCGCTCGACGACCCGGCGTACGACACCTCGCCCTGGGACTCCACGGCGAAGGGCGGCGGCTTCCGCAACAAGCTGGAGGGCTGGGCCGCGCCGAAGAGCGAGCGCTGGCGCAACCACAACAAGGTGCACCAGTGGATCGGCGGCCACATGACGGGCGGTACGGCCCCCAACGACCCGGCGTTCTGGCTGCACCACGCCTTCGTGGACCTGCTCTGGGACCGCTGGCAGCTGAAGCACCCCGCCTCCGGCTACCTGCCCTCGGCCCCGCTCGAACTGGGCGACCTCCAGCGCGGCCGGGTGATCTCCCTCGACGAGCCGATGCCGCCGTGGAACATCACCCCGCGCGACATGCTCAGCCACCAGGGCATCTACCGCTACGAATGA
- a CDS encoding tyrosinase family oxidase copper chaperone — MYATPAPAAPSRRMFLRTAFTAAVLAGTAAALAPVLRARRPRQTVTPAPLTEETYRGRHIAVDLAGVRIDGRPLHVMRRADGSYLSQINHFQSFETPLELARAAVDELGTNQLALAAPHHG; from the coding sequence ATGTACGCCACACCCGCCCCTGCAGCACCGTCCCGCCGCATGTTTCTTCGTACGGCCTTCACCGCGGCGGTGCTCGCCGGCACCGCCGCGGCCCTGGCGCCCGTACTGCGTGCCCGCCGGCCCCGGCAGACCGTCACCCCGGCGCCCCTCACCGAGGAGACGTACCGCGGCCGGCACATCGCCGTCGACCTCGCCGGGGTCCGTATCGACGGCCGCCCCCTGCACGTCATGCGCCGGGCCGACGGCAGCTACCTCAGCCAGATCAACCACTTCCAGTCCTTCGAGACCCCGCTGGAACTCGCCCGCGCGGCCGTCGACGAGCTCGGCACCAACCAGCTCGCCCTCGCGGCCCCGCACCACGGCTGA
- a CDS encoding cytochrome P450, protein MSEQPVLLPYADPAFLADPFPLYRQLREDGPVRRTVIAGGLEAWLVTRYEDGLAALSDSRLSSDVRDASDTRLLRQLPATERESMLSNMLRSDPPDHTRLRRLVSKAFTAHRVAAMRPRIQAITDRLLDAVVPAGHADLVADFALPLPVTVISELLGVPVDERHAFQHWTDRMIMRGPELPDPAVVNEAWQHMRAYVTELIRDKRAAPGDDLLSALITARDEEQQLTEDELVAMVFLLLAAGYITTVNLIGGGIAMLLAHPGQLDLLRSDPELLPGAIEEFLRYDGPVSPGIARFAREDVEIAGVTIPRGATVLIGSAVADRDPARFPDPDRLDITRQDNAHLAFGHGIHYCLGAPLARMEGQIAVGTALRRLPGLALAVPPAEIPWRPGGLRGPQSLPVTFTPGDPDLSRGT, encoded by the coding sequence ATGAGCGAGCAGCCGGTCCTTCTGCCCTATGCCGACCCGGCCTTCCTCGCGGACCCCTTCCCGCTGTACCGGCAACTGCGCGAAGACGGCCCCGTGCGCCGCACCGTCATCGCGGGCGGCCTGGAGGCCTGGCTCGTCACCCGCTACGAAGACGGACTCGCGGCCCTGTCCGACTCCCGCCTCAGCAGCGACGTGCGCGACGCCTCGGACACCCGCCTCCTGCGCCAGCTGCCGGCGACGGAGCGCGAGTCGATGCTGAGCAACATGCTCCGCAGCGACCCGCCCGACCACACCCGCCTGCGCCGGCTGGTCTCCAAGGCGTTCACCGCCCACCGCGTGGCCGCGATGCGGCCGCGGATCCAGGCGATCACCGACCGGCTGCTGGACGCGGTCGTCCCGGCCGGCCACGCCGACCTCGTCGCGGACTTCGCGCTGCCGCTCCCGGTCACGGTGATCAGCGAACTGCTCGGGGTGCCGGTGGACGAGCGGCACGCATTCCAGCACTGGACCGACCGCATGATCATGCGGGGCCCGGAGCTGCCGGATCCGGCCGTCGTGAACGAGGCGTGGCAGCACATGCGCGCGTACGTCACCGAGCTCATCCGGGACAAACGGGCAGCCCCCGGCGACGACCTGCTCAGCGCCCTCATCACCGCCCGCGACGAGGAACAGCAGCTGACCGAGGACGAGCTGGTCGCCATGGTGTTCCTGCTGCTGGCCGCCGGATACATCACCACGGTCAACCTGATCGGCGGCGGCATCGCCATGCTGCTCGCCCACCCCGGCCAGCTCGACCTGCTGCGCTCCGACCCGGAACTGCTGCCGGGCGCGATCGAGGAGTTCCTGCGCTACGACGGCCCGGTCAGCCCCGGCATCGCGCGGTTCGCGCGCGAGGACGTCGAGATCGCGGGCGTGACCATCCCGCGCGGCGCGACCGTGCTCATCGGCTCTGCCGTCGCCGACCGCGACCCGGCACGGTTCCCCGACCCCGACCGGCTGGACATCACCCGGCAGGACAACGCCCACCTCGCGTTCGGGCACGGCATCCACTACTGCCTGGGTGCGCCACTGGCCCGGATGGAGGGGCAGATCGCCGTCGGCACCGCCCTGCGCCGCCTCCCCGGACTCGCCCTCGCCGTACCGCCGGCGGAGATCCCCTGGCGCCCCGGCGGACTGCGCGGCCCGCAGAGCCTGCCGGTGACCTTCACCCCCGGCGACCCCGACCTGTCCCGGGGAACGTAG
- a CDS encoding FAD-dependent oxidoreductase, producing MERTACCVVGGGPAGMVLALLLARAGVEVTVLEKHGDFLRDFRGDTVHPSTLSLLDDIGLAERFARLPQRRVTSVQLPIGPDRSLVTVGNIGALHGKYNYIAMVPQWDLLDLLADEAGKEPSFRLRMDTEATSFLMERGRVAGVRYRTADGTTGELRATLTVACDGRGSFARVLPELGLEGFPCPMDAWWFRLPRHEDDPSGLVGGLGERFFSALIDRGDYWQCAGLIPKGTDAERRAEGLDHFMAQFTDAVPWLADRAHALTSWDEVKLLDVRLDRLRRWHRPGLLCIGDAAHAMSPVFGIGINLAVQDAVAAARYLVRPLLEGTVGLHDVRRVQRRRMPTTVATQGMQRLAHAQVIEPLLAGRTAFGHPRRAKRLTELVTDSRWLNRVPAYFIGYGALRERPPKESLR from the coding sequence GTGGAGCGTACGGCCTGCTGTGTGGTGGGAGGCGGGCCCGCCGGGATGGTGCTGGCCCTGCTGCTGGCCCGGGCCGGGGTGGAGGTGACCGTCCTGGAGAAACACGGCGACTTCCTGCGCGACTTCCGCGGCGACACCGTGCACCCGTCCACCCTGTCGCTGCTGGACGACATCGGCCTCGCCGAACGGTTCGCCCGGCTGCCGCAGCGGCGGGTGACCTCCGTGCAGCTGCCCATCGGGCCGGACCGGTCCCTCGTCACGGTCGGCAACATCGGGGCGCTGCACGGGAAGTACAACTACATCGCGATGGTGCCGCAGTGGGACCTGCTCGACCTGCTCGCCGACGAAGCGGGCAAGGAGCCTTCCTTCCGGCTGCGCATGGACACCGAGGCGACGTCCTTCCTGATGGAGCGCGGCAGGGTCGCGGGCGTGCGGTACCGCACGGCGGACGGCACCACGGGTGAGCTCAGGGCCACGCTGACCGTGGCCTGCGACGGCCGCGGATCCTTCGCCAGGGTGCTGCCCGAGCTCGGCCTGGAGGGCTTCCCGTGCCCGATGGACGCCTGGTGGTTCCGGCTGCCGCGCCACGAGGACGACCCCAGCGGCCTCGTGGGAGGCCTGGGCGAGCGGTTCTTCAGCGCGCTCATCGACCGCGGCGACTACTGGCAGTGCGCGGGGCTCATCCCCAAGGGGACCGATGCCGAACGCCGCGCCGAGGGCCTGGACCACTTCATGGCCCAGTTCACCGACGCCGTTCCCTGGCTGGCCGACCGGGCCCACGCCCTCACCTCCTGGGACGAGGTCAAGCTGCTCGACGTGCGGCTGGACCGGCTGCGCCGCTGGCACCGGCCGGGGCTGCTGTGCATCGGCGACGCCGCGCACGCCATGTCACCGGTCTTCGGCATCGGCATCAACCTCGCCGTGCAGGACGCGGTGGCCGCCGCCCGCTACCTCGTCCGCCCGCTGCTCGAGGGGACCGTGGGGCTGCACGACGTACGCCGCGTACAGCGCCGCCGCATGCCCACGACGGTGGCGACCCAGGGCATGCAGCGCCTGGCCCACGCCCAGGTCATCGAGCCGCTGCTGGCCGGCCGCACCGCGTTCGGCCATCCCCGGCGGGCCAAACGGCTGACCGAGCTCGTCACCGACTCGCGGTGGCTGAACCGGGTGCCGGCCTACTTCATCGGGTACGGGGCGCTGCGCGAGCGGCCCCCGAAGGAATCGCTCCGCTGA
- a CDS encoding acyl-CoA dehydrogenase family protein produces the protein MSDAFDLLYSETEEELRSAVRALLADRCTPAQVLARAETGRPHDPELWHTLAAEIGTAGLLVPEKLGGQGAGHREAAVVLEELGRAVAPVPYLTSAVLATEILLGLGCEAPEVALLLAELAAGRQVCAPALPLTQAPGAPLPGAVRDTGGGALTGTVGSVADAVAADVLLVLADTGLYAVPAAEAALSPLVPLDLTRPLATVTLEGAAGTRLADPATARAAIAGALLSGAGLLASEQVGLAEWCLTETVRHVRGRHQFNRPVGSFQALKHRLAQLWLDVASARAAARAAADALATGAPDAPLTVAVAQAYCSGVAVRAAEECVQLHGGIGMTWEHPAHLYLKRAKAGSLALGTPGHHHALVADFAELPSP, from the coding sequence ATGAGCGATGCCTTCGACCTGCTGTACTCCGAGACGGAGGAAGAGCTCCGGTCCGCCGTACGGGCACTGCTCGCCGACCGGTGCACACCGGCACAGGTGCTCGCCCGGGCGGAGACCGGCCGGCCGCACGACCCGGAACTGTGGCACACGCTCGCCGCGGAGATCGGCACGGCCGGGCTGCTCGTACCGGAGAAGCTCGGCGGCCAGGGCGCGGGCCACCGGGAGGCGGCCGTGGTCCTGGAGGAGCTGGGGCGGGCCGTGGCGCCGGTGCCGTACCTGACGAGCGCAGTACTGGCGACGGAGATCCTGCTCGGGCTCGGCTGCGAGGCGCCGGAAGTGGCGCTCCTGCTGGCCGAGTTGGCCGCCGGCCGACAGGTGTGCGCCCCCGCGCTTCCGCTGACCCAGGCCCCGGGCGCGCCACTGCCGGGCGCCGTACGGGACACCGGGGGCGGGGCCTTGACGGGCACCGTGGGCTCGGTGGCGGACGCGGTGGCCGCCGATGTGCTGCTGGTCCTCGCGGACACGGGGCTGTACGCGGTCCCGGCCGCGGAGGCCGCGCTGAGCCCGCTCGTCCCGCTGGACCTGACCCGCCCGCTCGCCACGGTGACGCTGGAGGGGGCTGCGGGGACCCGCCTCGCCGACCCGGCGACGGCCCGCGCGGCGATCGCCGGAGCACTGCTGTCGGGCGCCGGACTCCTGGCCTCCGAGCAGGTCGGGCTCGCAGAATGGTGCCTGACGGAGACGGTGCGGCACGTACGCGGCCGCCACCAGTTCAACCGGCCGGTCGGCTCCTTCCAGGCACTGAAGCACCGTCTGGCGCAGCTCTGGCTGGACGTCGCCTCGGCCCGGGCGGCGGCCCGCGCCGCCGCGGACGCGCTGGCCACCGGAGCCCCCGACGCCCCGCTCACGGTGGCGGTCGCCCAGGCGTACTGCTCCGGGGTCGCGGTCCGCGCGGCCGAGGAGTGCGTACAGCTGCACGGCGGGATCGGCATGACGTGGGAGCACCCGGCGCACCTGTACCTGAAGCGCGCCAAGGCCGGTTCGCTGGCGCTCGGGACCCCGGGCCACCACCACGCCCTGGTGGCGGACTTCGCCGAACTCCCGTCCCCCTAG
- a CDS encoding acyl-CoA dehydrogenase family protein — translation MTAITADHLVTRIRDLLAAHPPADTDRTDFLRARFDAGLAWVHYPEGLGGLGAPRSLQAVVDAELEAAGAPDNDPRRIGIGLGMAAPTILAYGTDEQKQRFLRPLWVGEEVWCQLFSEPGAGSDLAALGTRAVRESGSGDWIVDGQKVWTSSAHTARWAILIARTDPALPKHQGITYFLCDMHAPGVEVRPLRQITGEAEFNEVFLTGVRIPDSHRLGAVGQGWAVARTTLMNERVSIGGMRIPREGGMIAPVAAAWRERPALRTHALHQRLLQLWVQAEVARLTAERLRQQLAAGQPGPEGSGMKLTFARLNQEISGLEVELLGEEGLLYEDWTMRRPELVDFTGRDAGYRYLRAKGNSIEGGTSEILLNIVAERVLGLPPEPRDDKDLAWKDLAR, via the coding sequence ATGACCGCGATCACCGCCGACCACCTGGTCACGCGCATCCGGGACCTGCTCGCCGCGCACCCGCCCGCCGACACCGACCGCACCGACTTCCTGCGCGCCCGCTTCGATGCCGGACTCGCCTGGGTGCACTACCCCGAGGGCCTCGGCGGACTCGGTGCGCCCCGCTCCCTCCAGGCCGTCGTCGACGCCGAACTCGAGGCGGCCGGCGCCCCCGACAACGACCCGCGCCGGATCGGCATCGGCCTCGGCATGGCCGCCCCCACGATCCTCGCGTACGGCACCGACGAGCAGAAGCAGCGCTTCCTGCGCCCCCTGTGGGTCGGCGAGGAGGTCTGGTGCCAGCTCTTCAGCGAGCCCGGCGCCGGCTCCGACCTCGCCGCGCTCGGCACCCGCGCGGTCCGCGAGAGCGGCTCCGGCGACTGGATCGTCGACGGACAGAAGGTGTGGACCTCCAGCGCCCACACCGCCCGCTGGGCCATCCTGATCGCCCGCACCGACCCGGCGCTGCCCAAGCACCAGGGCATCACCTACTTCCTGTGCGACATGCACGCCCCCGGCGTCGAGGTCCGGCCGCTGCGCCAGATCACCGGCGAGGCCGAGTTCAACGAGGTCTTCCTGACCGGCGTCCGCATTCCCGACAGCCACCGGCTCGGCGCCGTCGGCCAGGGCTGGGCGGTCGCCCGCACCACCCTCATGAACGAGCGCGTCTCCATCGGCGGCATGCGGATCCCGCGCGAGGGCGGCATGATCGCGCCCGTCGCCGCGGCCTGGCGCGAGCGGCCCGCCCTGCGTACCCACGCACTGCACCAGCGGCTGCTCCAGCTCTGGGTCCAGGCCGAGGTCGCCCGGCTCACCGCCGAGCGACTGCGCCAGCAGCTCGCCGCCGGGCAGCCCGGCCCGGAGGGGTCCGGCATGAAGCTCACCTTCGCCCGCCTCAACCAGGAGATCAGCGGCCTGGAGGTGGAACTCCTCGGCGAGGAGGGCCTGCTGTACGAGGACTGGACGATGCGCCGGCCCGAGCTCGTCGACTTCACCGGCCGCGACGCCGGCTACCGCTACCTGCGCGCCAAGGGCAACAGCATCGAGGGCGGCACCAGCGAAATCCTCCTCAACATCGTCGCCGAACGCGTCCTCGGCCTGCCCCCCGAGCCGCGCGACGACAAGGACCTCGCCTGGAAGGACCTGGCCCGATGA
- a CDS encoding NADPH:quinone oxidoreductase family protein produces MQAWRVHTPGEPREALRLEEIPEPVPGEGEVRLQVLAANLNFPDALLVRGQYQIRPPLPFTPGVEICGLTDDGRRVIATPSLPHGGFAEYVIASERNLLPAPESLDDAEAAALHIGYQTGWFGLHRRARLQAGETLLVHAAAGGVGSAAVQLGKAAGATVIGVVGGKPKARTAEELGCDLVIDRTTEDVVARVKEFTGGRGADVVYDPVGGDSYTASAKCVAFEGRIVVVGFASGTIPAPALNHALVKNYSILGLHWGLYAAKDPGAIPACHTELTRLAAEGAIKPLISERIALPAVADAVQRLADGATTGRVVLAMPRQPGAAR; encoded by the coding sequence ATGCAGGCATGGCGAGTACATACCCCCGGCGAACCCCGAGAGGCCCTGCGCCTCGAGGAGATTCCCGAACCAGTCCCCGGCGAGGGCGAGGTGCGACTGCAGGTCCTCGCGGCGAACCTCAACTTCCCCGACGCGCTGCTCGTCCGCGGCCAGTACCAGATCCGCCCGCCGCTGCCCTTCACCCCCGGCGTCGAGATCTGCGGCCTCACGGACGACGGCCGCCGCGTCATCGCCACCCCGAGCCTGCCGCACGGCGGCTTCGCCGAGTACGTGATCGCGTCCGAACGGAACCTGCTCCCGGCCCCGGAGAGCCTCGACGACGCCGAGGCCGCTGCCCTGCACATCGGCTACCAGACCGGCTGGTTCGGCCTGCACCGGCGGGCCCGCCTCCAAGCCGGCGAGACCCTGCTCGTGCACGCCGCCGCCGGCGGGGTCGGCAGCGCCGCGGTCCAGCTCGGCAAGGCCGCCGGGGCCACCGTCATCGGGGTCGTCGGGGGCAAGCCCAAGGCGCGTACCGCCGAGGAACTCGGCTGCGACCTGGTGATCGACCGTACGACCGAGGACGTCGTCGCCCGGGTGAAGGAGTTCACCGGCGGGCGCGGAGCCGACGTGGTCTACGACCCCGTGGGCGGCGATTCCTACACCGCCTCCGCCAAGTGCGTGGCCTTCGAGGGCCGGATCGTCGTCGTCGGCTTCGCGAGCGGCACCATCCCCGCCCCCGCCCTGAACCACGCCCTCGTCAAGAACTACTCGATCCTCGGCCTCCACTGGGGCCTCTACGCGGCCAAGGACCCGGGCGCGATCCCGGCCTGCCACACCGAACTCACCCGCCTCGCCGCCGAAGGCGCCATCAAGCCCCTGATCAGTGAACGCATCGCCCTCCCCGCGGTGGCCGATGCCGTGCAGCGCCTCGCCGACGGCGCCACGACCGGCCGGGTCGTCCTGGCCATGCCCCGGCAGCCGGGAGCGGCCCGATGA
- a CDS encoding SDR family oxidoreductase, which translates to MTDETPRGLPAPPPLGTAALPPGTYGGRVVLVTGGGTGLGKAIAAEFARLGADLVIAGRRAEQLKTAQEELAAVPGAGRVTAAVCDIRDPERIAEVFDAAQAALGLPDVLVNNAAANFPSPAEELSPGAWRAVVDITLTGTWFMTREFGRRHLAAATAGSIVNIGASYAWTGGPGFAHSAAAKAGVKNLVETLAVEWGPYGIQVNGLVPGLFPHADMTEDIRDGLERAAPDDRGSRQPALRVGAPRELGWAATFLASPFARFITGHTLVVDGANWQRRALVNPEVVPVRTQLGRGPFTP; encoded by the coding sequence ATGACGGACGAGACCCCGCGCGGGCTGCCCGCGCCCCCGCCGCTCGGCACGGCCGCCCTGCCCCCCGGAACGTACGGGGGGCGGGTGGTCCTCGTGACCGGCGGCGGGACCGGGCTGGGCAAGGCCATCGCCGCCGAGTTCGCGCGGCTCGGCGCGGACCTGGTGATCGCAGGACGGCGTGCCGAGCAGCTGAAGACGGCGCAGGAGGAGCTGGCGGCCGTTCCCGGCGCGGGCCGGGTGACGGCCGCCGTCTGCGACATCAGGGACCCGGAGCGGATCGCCGAGGTCTTCGATGCGGCGCAGGCGGCCCTCGGCCTGCCGGACGTCCTGGTCAACAACGCGGCCGCCAATTTCCCCTCCCCGGCGGAGGAGCTGTCCCCGGGCGCATGGCGGGCGGTCGTCGACATCACCCTGACCGGCACCTGGTTCATGACCCGCGAGTTCGGCCGCCGCCACCTCGCCGCCGCGACGGCCGGCTCCATCGTCAACATCGGTGCCTCGTACGCCTGGACCGGCGGCCCGGGCTTCGCCCACAGCGCGGCCGCCAAGGCGGGGGTGAAGAACCTGGTGGAGACGCTCGCCGTCGAGTGGGGCCCGTACGGCATCCAGGTCAACGGCCTGGTCCCCGGCCTGTTCCCGCACGCCGACATGACCGAGGACATACGCGACGGCCTGGAACGCGCCGCGCCCGACGACCGCGGCTCCCGCCAGCCCGCCCTGCGCGTCGGCGCTCCGCGCGAACTCGGCTGGGCCGCCACCTTCCTGGCCTCCCCCTTCGCCCGGTTCATCACCGGCCACACCCTGGTGGTCGACGGCGCGAACTGGCAGCGCCGCGCCCTGGTCAACCCCGAGGTGGTGCCGGTCCGCACCCAGCTGGGCCGCGGCCCGTTCACCCCCTGA
- a CDS encoding enoyl-CoA hydratase/isomerase family protein, which translates to MIDTIGNDIAEGEERIRLEVADGIAVLTLCRPDRLNGWSWESTRQLGLLADRIRFDPAVRVVLLRAEGRAFCAGIDVAAPGGDITGATAAERTRNYYEGIRWVHERFAVLSRLPQPVVAAVQGYCLGFGFELALMADLRIAAEDAVFALPEAQLGVAVDAGGDLRIAREAGAGWAKFLALTGRRIDAATAHRLNLVQLLVPPAELDAAARALAAEIAANAPLAVQGIKRAIDAYADAALAPALDRVAMTAALTLTSEDCREGYTAKAARRPPHFSGG; encoded by the coding sequence TTGATCGACACCATCGGCAACGACATCGCGGAGGGTGAGGAGCGCATCCGTCTGGAGGTCGCGGACGGGATCGCGGTCCTCACCCTCTGCCGCCCCGACCGGCTCAACGGCTGGAGCTGGGAGTCCACCCGCCAGCTGGGCCTCCTCGCGGACCGGATCCGCTTCGACCCGGCCGTACGCGTGGTCCTGCTGCGCGCCGAGGGCCGGGCGTTCTGCGCGGGCATCGACGTGGCCGCCCCCGGCGGCGACATCACGGGGGCGACGGCCGCGGAGCGGACCCGCAACTACTACGAGGGCATCCGCTGGGTCCACGAGCGCTTCGCCGTGCTCTCGCGGCTCCCGCAGCCGGTGGTGGCCGCCGTACAGGGCTACTGCCTCGGCTTCGGCTTCGAGCTGGCCCTGATGGCCGACCTCCGCATCGCCGCCGAGGACGCCGTCTTCGCCCTGCCGGAGGCGCAGCTCGGCGTGGCGGTGGACGCGGGGGGCGACCTGAGGATCGCCCGCGAGGCGGGCGCCGGCTGGGCCAAGTTCCTGGCGCTGACCGGCCGCCGCATCGACGCCGCGACGGCGCACCGCCTGAACCTGGTCCAACTGCTCGTCCCCCCGGCCGAACTGGACGCCGCGGCCCGTGCACTCGCGGCCGAGATCGCGGCCAACGCCCCCCTCGCCGTCCAGGGCATCAAGCGCGCGATCGACGCCTACGCGGACGCCGCCCTGGCCCCGGCGCTCGACCGCGTGGCGATGACGGCGGCCCTCACCCTCACCTCCGAGGACTGCCGCGAGGGCTACACCGCCAAGGCGGCCCGCCGCCCTCCGCACTTCAGCGGAGGCTGA